The following are from one region of the Azospirillum sp. B510 genome:
- a CDS encoding ABC transporter substrate-binding protein, with translation MLRNSLLAAAAFAAASLAAQGASAADLVRLGNLKFAHYGAVSYMKEIAGKYDLKIEERVFPKGIDILPAIVAGEIDAAASAVDAAIAGRASGVPIYAVAGFAKGGARIVARPNAGIKSVADLKGKKVATPRGGAQELILLAELAKHGLSWSDRPGKDVQIVYMAYADMNQALLAGSIDAMSQSEPQSSQAINKGFGVEVVKPYDTELGEPVRSLVVTEDFYTRKRDVAERLVRCFVEATATFIANPDLAEKYVREQMFKGQITSQDFKDAIGNSPYSYDISVAHVQVTTDMMQKFGVGRMENPPKAADWVKLDLLEKAKAAQGGDKSGAVKTN, from the coding sequence ATGCTCCGGAACAGCCTGCTTGCCGCCGCCGCCTTCGCCGCCGCCAGCCTCGCCGCGCAGGGGGCCTCGGCCGCCGATCTGGTCCGACTCGGCAACCTGAAATTCGCCCATTACGGCGCGGTCTCCTACATGAAGGAGATCGCCGGCAAGTATGACCTGAAGATCGAGGAGCGGGTCTTCCCCAAGGGCATCGACATCCTGCCGGCCATCGTCGCCGGGGAGATCGATGCGGCCGCCAGCGCGGTCGACGCCGCCATCGCCGGCCGGGCGTCGGGCGTGCCGATCTATGCGGTGGCCGGCTTCGCCAAGGGTGGGGCGCGCATCGTCGCCAGGCCGAACGCCGGCATCAAATCCGTCGCCGACCTGAAGGGCAAAAAGGTCGCCACCCCGCGCGGCGGCGCGCAGGAACTGATCCTGCTGGCCGAGCTGGCCAAGCATGGGCTGAGCTGGTCGGACCGTCCCGGCAAGGATGTGCAGATCGTCTACATGGCCTATGCCGACATGAATCAGGCGCTGCTCGCCGGCAGCATCGACGCCATGTCGCAGTCCGAACCGCAGTCGAGCCAGGCCATCAACAAGGGTTTCGGCGTCGAGGTGGTCAAGCCCTATGACACCGAGCTGGGCGAGCCGGTGCGCTCGCTGGTGGTCACCGAGGATTTCTACACGAGGAAGCGCGACGTGGCCGAGCGGCTGGTCCGCTGCTTCGTCGAGGCGACGGCGACCTTCATCGCCAACCCCGATCTGGCCGAGAAATACGTTCGCGAGCAGATGTTCAAGGGCCAGATCACCAGCCAGGACTTCAAGGACGCCATCGGCAACTCGCCTTACAGCTACGACATCTCGGTGGCGCATGTGCAGGTCACGACCGACATGATGCAGAAGTTCGGCGTCGGCCGCATGGAGAACCCGCCGAAGGCCGCCGACTGGGTGAAGCTGGACCTGCTGGAGAAGGCCAAGGCCGCCCAGGGCGGCGACAAGAGCGGGGCCGTCAAGACCAACTGA
- a CDS encoding ABC transporter permease, with protein MSQAKPRFSPAALLRGSLVPVLVIALWQILSSSGLINPVVLPSPVQVVVRWWAYLLPTEPYDPATSSWILWALSGEMLFDAWSSLYRVVLGFAIGAGLALPLGLAMGGNPRIHALFDPLMQVLRPIPPIAYIPLAILWFGLGNAPAVFLIAIGAFFPVLMNTIAGVRHVDGIYLRAARNLGAGKLTMFLRVILPAATPYILAGARIGIGTAFIVVIVSEMIAVNSGLGFRILEAREFMWSDKIIAGMFTIGLLGLAIDIGMNRLNNHLLRWHRGLEN; from the coding sequence ATGTCCCAAGCCAAGCCCCGTTTCTCGCCCGCCGCCCTGCTGCGCGGCTCCCTGGTGCCGGTCCTGGTGATCGCGCTGTGGCAGATTCTGTCCAGCTCCGGCCTGATCAACCCGGTGGTGCTGCCCTCGCCGGTCCAGGTGGTGGTGCGCTGGTGGGCCTATCTGCTGCCGACCGAGCCCTATGATCCGGCGACATCCAGTTGGATCCTGTGGGCGCTGTCGGGCGAGATGCTGTTCGACGCCTGGTCCAGCCTGTACCGCGTGGTGCTCGGCTTCGCCATCGGGGCCGGGCTGGCGCTGCCGCTGGGTCTCGCCATGGGCGGCAATCCGCGCATCCACGCGCTGTTCGACCCGCTGATGCAGGTGCTGCGGCCGATCCCGCCCATCGCCTACATCCCGCTGGCGATCCTGTGGTTCGGGCTGGGCAACGCGCCGGCGGTGTTCCTGATCGCCATCGGCGCCTTCTTCCCGGTGCTGATGAACACCATCGCCGGGGTGCGCCATGTCGACGGCATCTATCTGCGCGCCGCCCGCAATCTGGGGGCGGGCAAGCTGACCATGTTCCTGCGCGTCATCCTGCCCGCCGCCACCCCCTACATCCTGGCCGGCGCCCGGATCGGCATCGGCACCGCCTTCATCGTCGTCATCGTGTCGGAGATGATCGCCGTCAATTCCGGCCTCGGCTTCCGCATCCTGGAGGCACGCGAATTCATGTGGTCCGACAAGATCATCGCCGGGATGTTCACCATCGGGCTGCTGGGCCTTGCCATCGACATCGGCATGAACCGCCTGAACAACCACCTGCTGCGCTGGCACCGCGGTCTTGAGAATTGA
- a CDS encoding ABC transporter ATP-binding protein, which produces MLKSVAAAESAAEAAPVEIRVRGVEKTFAVGAQRIVALQGIDLDIRKGEFVCLLGPSGCGKSTLLNAVAGFQPPTRGTVTVDGRIITEPGPDRGMVFQEYALFPWMTVAQNVAFGLEIKGMAKAEIAEKVEWLLRKLHLQDFRNRFPKDLSGGMRQRVAIARVLALDSPILLMDEPFGALDALTRRTLQDELLRIWEEVGKTILFVTHSIEESIYLADRIIVMTYRPGTIKRDVAVDMPRPRDGSAPEFNRLKRELSQMVMEEQQRFSRDEIRSVTAD; this is translated from the coding sequence ATGCTGAAGAGTGTTGCCGCCGCCGAATCCGCCGCCGAGGCGGCCCCCGTCGAGATCCGGGTGCGCGGGGTGGAGAAGACCTTCGCCGTCGGGGCGCAGAGGATCGTCGCCCTTCAGGGCATCGACCTCGACATCCGCAAGGGCGAGTTCGTCTGTCTGCTGGGGCCGTCGGGCTGCGGCAAGTCCACGCTGCTGAACGCGGTGGCCGGGTTCCAGCCGCCGACCAGGGGGACCGTCACCGTCGATGGCCGCATCATCACCGAGCCCGGTCCCGACCGCGGCATGGTGTTCCAGGAATATGCCCTGTTCCCCTGGATGACGGTGGCGCAGAACGTCGCCTTCGGCCTGGAGATCAAGGGGATGGCCAAGGCGGAGATCGCGGAGAAGGTGGAATGGCTGCTGCGGAAGCTGCATTTGCAGGATTTCCGCAACCGTTTTCCCAAGGATCTGTCGGGCGGGATGCGCCAGCGCGTCGCCATCGCCCGCGTGCTGGCGCTCGACAGCCCGATCCTGCTGATGGATGAGCCGTTCGGCGCGCTCGACGCCTTGACCCGCCGCACGCTTCAGGACGAACTGCTGCGCATCTGGGAGGAGGTCGGCAAGACCATCCTGTTCGTGACGCACTCCATCGAGGAGAGCATCTATCTGGCCGACCGCATCATCGTGATGACCTACCGGCCGGGCACGATCAAGCGCGACGTCGCCGTCGACATGCCCCGCCCGCGCGACGGTTCCGCCCCCGAGTTCAACCGGCTGAAGCGCGAGCTGTCGCAGATGGTGATGGAGGAGCAGCAGCGCTTCAGCCGGGACGAAATCCGCTCGGTGACGGCGGATTGA